One genomic window of Erinaceus europaeus chromosome 7, mEriEur2.1, whole genome shotgun sequence includes the following:
- the LOC103109123 gene encoding olfactory receptor 9K2-like: protein MGDKGGDNHSEEVTDFILVGIRIRPELHSLLFILFLIVYGMVLLGNLSMIGIIVTDPRLNTPMYFFLGNLSIIDLSYSTVIVPKAMVNILSQKKTISFAGCVAQLFLYALFMVTEAFILAAMAYDRFMAICDPLLYTVRMSRGLCIQLVAGSYFCGWISSILQISVTFSMTFCASRVIDHFYCDSNPIEKISCSNVFMNKMVSFCLAVVIILPTIVVIVVSYVYIVSTVLKIRSSESRKKVFSTCSSHLGVVSLLYGTVSFVYLTPPNNPELRKVASVCYILFTPMLNPLIYSLRNKDVKDAMRKVLWKKTFLL, encoded by the coding sequence ATGGGTGACAAGGGAGGAGACAACCACTCAGAAGAGGTGACTGACTTCATTCTCGTGGGCATCAGAATCCGTCCAGAACTCCACAGTCTTCTCTTCATTCTATTCTTGATTGTTTATGGAATGGTCCTTCTAGGGAACCTCAGCATGATTGGCATCATTGTGACTGATCCCCGACTCAACACACCAATGTATTTTTTCCTAGGCAATCTATCCATCATTGACCTCTCCTATTCCACTGTTATTGTACCCAAAGCCATGGTCAACATCCTGTCTCAGAAAAAGACAATCTCCTTTGCAGGTTGTGTAGCTCAGCTGTTTCTTTATGCACTTTTCATGGTAACAGAGGCATTTATCTTGGCGGCCATGGCCTATGACCGTTTCATGGCCATATGTGACCCTCTCCTCTACACTGTTCGCATGTCAAGAGGTCTTTGCATCCAGTTGGTGGCTGGCTCCTATTTCTGTGGGTGGATAAGTTCCATCCTTCAAATCAGTGTGACCTTCTCAATGACTTTCTGTGCCTCTAGGGTCATTGATCACTTTTACTGCGATTCAAACCCAATCGAGAAGATTTCCTGTTCCAATGTCTTTATGAATAAGATGGTGTCATTTTGTTTGGCAGTTGTTATTATTCTGCCTACAATAGTTGTAATTGTAGTGTCTTATGTTTATATTGTGTCCACAGTGTTAAAGATCCGTTCCAGTGAAAGCAGGAAGAAAGTCTTCTCCACTTGCAGCTCCCACCTGGGGGTTGTAAGTTTGCTGTATGGAACCGTCTCCTTTGTGTATCTCACACCTCCAAATAACCCTGAACTACGGAAGGTGGCTTCCGTATGTTATATTTTGTTCACACCTATGCTGAACCCTTTAATctactctctcagaaataaagatGTTAAAGATGCAATGAGAAAAGTCTTatggaagaaaacatttttacttTAA